The genomic interval CTTGCAGGGCGATGTGGGGAGACAGGGAGCAGGCGCCGGGGGAGTAGTAGAGCTTCATGGATCGGTCCTTGAAAACGGTCGGAAACCGCCGATCCTATGCGCTGTGCAGCTTTCTTGCTGGCGGCCTAAGCTGCACAGGTCCCGGAGGCGGAAACTGGCACGGCCCACGTCAGTGCCGCCGTGCAAGGGCCGCCCCGCCGCACGGGCGGCGTCCCCTTGGGGGCTGAGGGCCGCGGCTCCAAGCCTGCCTGCGCAGGCTTGGACGTGACCGAAGAGCTGGCGCCTCTGGCGGCGGCACCGCGGCGCCGAAGGCGACACAGGGGGGTTAGGTGTCGTAGCCTGGAAGGTCGCGCTGCACCTTGCGCAGCAGCGCGGGCCACGCAAAGGCGCCGCCCAGGCCGCCGGTCTGCACGCGCATGGCCTGGGCCACGCCGCTCACGATCTGCGGGTTCACCTGTGTCAGTTCGCCACCGGCCTGCGCGTCAATCTGGATGCGGCAGGTGTTCTCGAAGGTGTACATGGACAGGAAGGCGTCGGCAATGGTCTTGCCCACCGTCAGCAGCCCATGGTTGCGCAGCATGAGGAAGTTGGCCTCGCCCAGGTCGGCCTGCAGGCGCGGCTTTTCTTCGTCGCGGAAGGCCACGCCTTCGTACTCGTGGTACGCCAGCGAGCCCAGCACAAAGGTGCTTTGCTGGCTGATGGGCAGCACGCCGCCCTTTTGCGCGCTGACGGCCACGCCGGCGCGCGTGTGGGTGTGCAGCACGCAGCCCGCCTCGGGCCGGGCCTCGTGCACGGCGCTGTGGATCACAAAGCCCGCCGGGTTCACCGGAAAGGGCGAGTCGTGCAGCTTGTTGCACGCCATGTCCACCTTGATCAGGCTCGACGCCGTGATCTCGTCGAACATCAGGCCGTAGGGGTTGATGAGGAAATGGTGCTCGCCCAGGCCCGACACCGACTCGGGCAGCTTGGCGCTGATGTGGGTGAAGACCAGGTCGCTCCAGCCGTACAGCGCAACAAGCCGGTAGCAGGCGGCCAGGTCGCAGCGCAGCTGCCATTCTTCGGGGCTGACGCTGCCCTGCAGCGAGGGGATGGTGAGCATGGGTGGTGTCTCCGCTGTCTGTGTTGATTGTGGGAGGCACCACTGTAGGCCGATGGGGCGCGGGCGACTGTCAGGCAGGCTACACAGGCGCCAGTCGCATGGGCCGCGCGACGTATAAAAATGATAGCTGCCAGCGCTTGCTGGATAAGCGCTAACGGCCAATTTGGCTTGAACTTTACACGGCCGGTGCTTCTGGAATCGGCGCGCGCATGCCTGCGTTGACCAGGTTCCAGGCATTGATCACGCCCACGGCAAACCCCAGCTCGGAGATTTCTGCTTGGCTGAACACGGCTTGCAGCCTCGCAAATTCCTCATCGCTCGCGTCGCTGTTGGGTGTGGCGGTCAGGATCTCGGCCCAGCGCAGTGCGGCGCGGTCGCGGTCGCTGAAGAACGGCGCCTCGCGCCAGCCGGCCACCGCGTTCAGGTGGCGCGGCTCCATGCCGTTCTTTACCAGCACATGCCAGTGCATGTCCATGCAGTACGCGCAGCCGTTGATTTGCGACACGCGCAGAAACACCAGTTCGGCCAGGCGCGGGCCCAGCGGGCCTTTCTTGATGGTTTCGGACAGGTTCACCAGGCCCATGAAGGCCTTGGGCGACAGCTGGTGGTAGGCGAGGCGGGCGGTGTGCTGGGCCATGGAAAACTCCTGGAGGGTTGGAAAGACAACAAGCTGCTCTGGAAGAAGCCGCAGCGAACGGGCTGTTGCCGCTTTCCATACCCTTCAAGACGTTGCGCAGTGCGCGGTTGTGACAGCGTGGCCTTTAAAAACCGTCGCTTCTTTGGCGCCAGTGTTCGTCCAGCACCGCAGGCACCCGCGTCAGCTTGTCCGGGTTGCGCACTGCATGGATCGCCACGATGCGCTCGCCATCCGTCACAAAAGCCTGCACCGAGTCGAGGCGGCCATTGGCGTAATGCAGCAGACCCGGCTCGCCGTTGATGAGCGCCATGCGGTACACCAGCTGCGCGCCCAGGCGGCGGTGTTGCGCCCAGTACAGCATGGCAATGCGAAACCTACCCACCAGGGGTTGGGGGAACGCGGCAACCTTGCCGCCCCCATCGCCGATGAGCTGCGCGTCTTCGCTCAGCAGTGCCTCGATGGCGTTGCGATCGCCGCTGTGGGCGGCTTGCATGAAGCGCTGCAGCAGCTGGTGGTGCACCTTGCGCGGCACATCAAAACGCGTGCGTGCCTGTTGCACCCGCTCGCTGGCGCGGTGCACCGTCTGGCGACAGGCGGCCTCGGTCTTGCCCAGATGCGCGGCGATCTCGGGGTAGTCGTAGTCGAACACCTGGCGCAGTAAAAAGGCCGCGCGCTCTTCGGGGCCCAGGCGCTCGAGCACGTACAAAAAGGCCACGGACAACTCGCCCGCCAGCTCGGCCGCTGACTCAGGCGTGTTGTGGTGGATGCCGCCGCTGTCAGCGTTGTCGCCCTGCAGCTCCACCAGCGGCTCGGGCAGCCACCAGCCCACATAGGCCTCCCGCTCGGCCTTCAGTGCCCGCAGCCGGTCGATGGCCAGGCGCGTGACCACCGTCACAAGCCAGGCCTCGGCTGACTGTAGCGCAGCCAAGTCCTGCCGGCTCCACCGCAGCCAGGCGTCTTGCAGCACATCCTCGGCATCGGCGCGCACGCCCAGCATGCGGTAGGCGATGCCGAACAGACGGGGGCGCAGGGTGGCGAAAAGATCAGGGGATGTGGGGTTCATCGCTGCGTGGGGGGCGTGCGTGCGAAAGGCTGCAAGGCTTTCATGCCAAGACGTGCCAGCCTGGCGCTGTGTGACAGCGTGCGCCGCCAGCTTTTGTTTTGATAGCTACTTGCGGTTATGGGATAAGCGCTGATGCCCGATTTGATGCAGCTTTTACGGTGAAGGCCACTTCACCGCGCCCTCACCAGGTAAGGGCTGCGTCACCCGCTCCAGCTGCGTGAGATAGGCCAAGGCCTGCGCATTGTTTGTGCCGCACATCTCGACAGAAGGCATCAGCCCCCCGCACACCGCTGGTCGCTCTGGCTGCCCAAAAATGCGGCAGCGTGCATCGTCCCCCAGTTGAATGCAACGCACCCCCGCAGGCTTGCCCAGTGGCATGCCAGGGATGGGTGAGCTGATCGACGGGGCGATGCAGCAGGCGCCACAGCCGGGGCGGCAGTTCATGGGCTGTGCGGCCCTAAGCA from Acidovorax sp. FHTAMBA carries:
- a CDS encoding class II aldolase/adducin family protein, producing the protein MLTIPSLQGSVSPEEWQLRCDLAACYRLVALYGWSDLVFTHISAKLPESVSGLGEHHFLINPYGLMFDEITASSLIKVDMACNKLHDSPFPVNPAGFVIHSAVHEARPEAGCVLHTHTRAGVAVSAQKGGVLPISQQSTFVLGSLAYHEYEGVAFRDEEKPRLQADLGEANFLMLRNHGLLTVGKTIADAFLSMYTFENTCRIQIDAQAGGELTQVNPQIVSGVAQAMRVQTGGLGGAFAWPALLRKVQRDLPGYDT
- a CDS encoding carboxymuconolactone decarboxylase family protein — encoded protein: MAQHTARLAYHQLSPKAFMGLVNLSETIKKGPLGPRLAELVFLRVSQINGCAYCMDMHWHVLVKNGMEPRHLNAVAGWREAPFFSDRDRAALRWAEILTATPNSDASDEEFARLQAVFSQAEISELGFAVGVINAWNLVNAGMRAPIPEAPAV
- a CDS encoding RNA polymerase sigma-70 factor → MNPTSPDLFATLRPRLFGIAYRMLGVRADAEDVLQDAWLRWSRQDLAALQSAEAWLVTVVTRLAIDRLRALKAEREAYVGWWLPEPLVELQGDNADSGGIHHNTPESAAELAGELSVAFLYVLERLGPEERAAFLLRQVFDYDYPEIAAHLGKTEAACRQTVHRASERVQQARTRFDVPRKVHHQLLQRFMQAAHSGDRNAIEALLSEDAQLIGDGGGKVAAFPQPLVGRFRIAMLYWAQHRRLGAQLVYRMALINGEPGLLHYANGRLDSVQAFVTDGERIVAIHAVRNPDKLTRVPAVLDEHWRQRSDGF
- a CDS encoding YkgJ family cysteine cluster protein — protein: MNCRPGCGACCIAPSISSPIPGMPLGKPAGVRCIQLGDDARCRIFGQPERPAVCGGLMPSVEMCGTNNAQALAYLTQLERVTQPLPGEGAVKWPSP